DNA from Mesorhizobium sp. DCY119:
CGCCGCCGGACGCAGCCTTGACCGGCAGCGTCACCTCGACCTTGCCGGCCTTCTCGAATTCCAGCGTGACGGGAACCGAGGCGCCTTGCTTGAACGGCTCCTTGACGGCCATGAACATCAGATGCTCCCCGCCCTGCTTCAGCTCGACGGTGGTGCCTGCCGGAATCTCCAGCCCGCCCTCGACCGGGCGCATCACCATGACATTGTCCTTCATCGACATGGTGTGGACCTCGACCTTGCCGGCGGCAGGCGAGGAAGCGCCGATCAGTCTGTCAGCGGCAGCACCCTTGTTGACGACCGTCAGATAGGCGCCGCCGGTCGGCTGGCCGGGCAGCATGGCGCGCGCCCAGGCGCCGTCGATTTCCAGATCGCCCGCCTTGACGGGAGCCGCCATATCATGACCGGCATGGCCGCCATGCCCGCTCTGCGCGGCCAGGATGGTCACAGACGGAGCCGGATGTTCGAGCGAATGCGGATCCTGTCCCTCAGCCGGCTCCTGGTCCCATGTCACCTGGCCCTTGTCGCAAATCTGCTTGGCCTTGAAGAACAGTGTCTGCCCTTCCTCGACGCCGGCCAGCGTGCCGCTGACGACGAACTCGTCGTAATACTCGTCCGGCAGGAAGCCGCCGCTCCAGGTCACGGATTTGACGCCGGACTTCACCTCCTGGCCGTGAAGCTTGTAGGTCTTGGCGAAATCACCCTTCTCGGTGGCGAGCGTCCAGTTCGCTTTCGGCATCGGCTTGGCGTCTATAAAACCTTCCGGGATGTCGATGCGCACCGTGGTGGTGGCCTGGCCGTCACAGCCATGCGGGATTTTCAGCACGGCCTTATAGGAGCCGGGCGTGGCCTCGCTCTTTTCGAGCGACGCATGGGCGTGGGCGGTGATGATCGAAGCGGCCGTCAGCGCGCAGGCTGCGGCAAATGGCAAGATAAGTCGGCGCATTGGGTTTTCCTCTCGCGTCCAAAAACAGTTTCTCCCGCATTCTGCGGAAGCAGGCTTGTTTCAGGCGAGAATGGATGGCGGTGCGCGGATTGCCGGCGGCGGCTCATTCAGCCGGTCCGGCGGAATTTTCGCTTCGAACGAGGCGAACAGCTGGCCGCGACTTTCGACCAGCGCCGGAAACGCCGCCTCAAAGGACGGCTCGATCTTGAGCGGTGCTGCCATGCCGGCGCACGGCCCGCCGATGCAGGTCGGGCAGTCGTCAGCGGCACCGATAGGCGGCAATTGCTTGCCGTCTGGCGTCGCCGTCTGCATCCCGAACGTGGTGCAGATGATCCAGGCGTTGGCGGTATTGGCAGCCCTCGCCTCGGCGAGCGGCTGGAACACATGCGCCACCAGAACCAGCGTTGCTGCAAGTGCAAACAGCCGGCGGTCGCGCCGAAGCGCGGCAAACCATCCCGTCGATGCTTGCTTCAATCCCATGACGAAAAGCTCTAGCCGAACGGGCAGCCGCTTTCCAGCGTTTCCCGATGCGGCATCGCCGCGCGGCCGGTTTCGGAGGGCAGTGCTGGGCAGAAATTGCCCTCGCTCTTGCCGGTAGGGCAATCGCACATGGCACAGCCTACCCCCACTCCGTCTCGGCTTCGCCGATCCACCTCTCCCCCTCAAAAGGGGAGAGGAAGGACGCCAACCTTGCAGACGTTTCCTCTCCCCCGTCGAACGGGGGAGAGGTGGATCGGCGAAGCCGAGACGGAGTGGGGGTCGAATTCTATGCAATTGGGCGAGGAAGTGGTCAGTCACCTCAGACCACCAAAACTCCCCCTAAAGCTTATAAAACTCGGCGATGATCTCCCACGCCTCGTCTGCCGTATCAACGAAGTCGATGATGTCCTGATCGCCGGGCGAGATCGTGCCTTGTTCGGCGAGGTAATCGAGATCGATGGCGCGCTTCCAGAATTCCTTGCCGAACAGGATCACCGGCACCCGTTCCATGCGGCCGGTCTGGATCAGCGTCAGCGTCTCGAAGAACTCGTCCATGGTGCCGAAGCCGCCGGGGAACACCGCCACCGCCTTGGCGCGCATGACGAAATGCATCTTGCGGATGGCGAAATAGTGGAAGTTGAAGCACAGTTCCGGCGTGACGTAGATGTTCGGCGCCTGCTCATGCGGCAGCACGATGTTGAGGCCGATCGACGGCGCGCCGACATCGGCCGCACCCCGGTTGCCGGCTTCCATGACGCCCGGTCCGCCGCCGGTCACCACGACATACTCGCGATAGTGGGATGCCTCCGAATGGCGCGAGCAGATCTGCGCGAATTTGCGCGCCTCGTCGTAATATTTGCTGTTCTTTTCGAGGTTCTTCTTCTGCGTCTCGTCCTTGGCGGCCCAGGCCTCGCCGCCCGGCTCGGGAATGCGCGCGCCGCCGAACAGGATGACTGTCGAGCGGATGCCGCGTTCGGCCAGGATCATTTCCGGCTTGAGCAGTTCGAGTTGCAGGCGTACCGCGCGCAGCTCGCGGCGCGTCATGAACTCTTCGTCGTTCCAGGCAAGACGATAGGTCGCGGCGCGCGTCTGCGGCGTGTCGGGAACCGCCTTTGACCGCTCCAGATCCTCGTCTGAATGCGGAAGCGGTGTCCATCCCGCCTTTTCCATAGGATTCATATGCTTTTTCCGTCCAATTCCTGCCCGCGAGGCGGTCCCCGCGACAATGCGATGATTGACCCTTTGTAAGCCCTGACATAGGGTCCGCGCGACCTTAAAAACAGTCTAACGGCCTGCGCCTTAACAGCACGTATCACGGAGCCTTTCATGTCGAAAACCGACCTTGCCAGCCTCGAAGCGACAATCGAAAAGGCGTTCGAGGAACGCGAGGCGATCACCACCGCCACGCGCGGCGAAGCGCGCGAGGCGATCGAGAGCGCACTGGATCTTCTCGACCGGGGTGCTGCCCGTGTTGCCGAGCGTCAGGATGACGGCGCTTGGAAGGTCAATCAATGGCTGAAAAAGGCGGTGCTTTTATCCTTCCGCCTTAACCCGATGGAGATCGTCAAGGGCGGTCCGGCCGATTCGGTCTGGTGGGACAAGGTTCCGTCGAAGTTTTCCGGCTGGGGCGCGATCGATTTCGAGAAGGCCGGCTTCCGCGCCGTGCCCAACTGCGTCGTGCGCCGCTCGGCCTATATCGCGCCGAATGCCATCCTGATGCCGTCCTTCGTCAATCTCGGCGCCTATGTCGATTCCGGCACCATGGTCGACACCTGGGCTTCGGTCGGCTCCTGCGCGCAGATCGGCAAGAATGTTCACCTGTCAGGCGGCGTCGGCATCGGCGGCGTTCTGGAACCGATGCAGGCCGGCCCGACGATCATCGAGGACAACTGCTTCATCGGCGCGCGCTCCGAGGTCGTCGAAGGCTGCATCGTGCGCGAGGGTTCGGTGCTTGGCATGGGCGTCTTCATCGGCAAGTCGACCAAGATCGTCGACCGTGCCACCGGCGAGATCACCTATGGCGAAGTGCCGGCCAATTCCGTCGTCGTCGCCGGCTCGCTGCCGGGCAAGCCTTTCCCCAACGGCGAACCGGGACCGGGCCTCTACTGCGCCGTCATCGTCAAGCGCGTCGATGCCCAGACCCGTTCCAAAACCTCGATCAACGAGCTGTTGCGCGATTGAGCGGGGCATAAGGGTGAACCGCCAGCAGATTCTCTGGGTCTTCTTCGGCTTTTCCGGCCGGATCAGCCGGCAGGCCTTCGCGCTTGCCGGACTGCTTCTCTATGTGATCAGGCTCTATCCGGTCTATCGCATGATCGCGGCGGAAGGGGACGAAACAGTGATAAATCACTGGGCAAGCGTGTTCATCGCCATGTTCGCCGTGCTGATCGTTTCCCATATCGCGCTCGCCGTGAAGCGGCTGCATGACTTCGACCGTTCCGGCTGGTGGAGCCTGCTCTTCCCGATCGGAGACATCATTGCCTTCATCCTCCTCTGCTTTCCCCCGGGAACCGCTGGAGCGAACCGCTATGGACAACGCACCGACTCGGCGAGCTAGAACCAACAGACAGTCATCCATCGGGCACAGCGCATGACAGGCTACCGCACGCTCGATCCGGCAAAGATCATCGCCACCGCGGAGGCGCTGGAGCTGCGCGTTGCCGAACGCTTCCCGGATTCGGGCCTGCGAAAAGTCGCGACCGAACTCGTTTCGCTGTCGCGCGACCTGACCGGCACGGCGAAAGCGCTTGAAGCGCCGATCTGGTGGCTGCGCGCGCTTATCGGTTTTGCCATCCTCGCCGGCGGTTCGGTCTTTCTGTTCGTCGGCACCTTCCTGTCCTTCGACCGCATCTCCACCGGCGCCTTCGATTTCGTCCAGGGCATCGAGGCCTCGCTCAACACGCTGATCCTCGCCGCCCTCGGCTTTCTGGCGCTCGTGCGCGCCGAGGAGCGCATCAAGCGCAAGCGCGTCTTTCGCGCCCTGCATGGGCTGCGCTCGCTGATCCATGTCATCGATATGCACCAGTTGACCAAGGACCCGGTTGTGCTGTCGGCCAATTTCAAGCCGACGGCAAACTCGCCGGCGCGCATCACCAACAAGGCCGATCTCGCCCGCTATCTCGACTACTGCTCGGAAATGCTGTCGATCACCGGCAAGCTCGCCGCCCTCTTCGCACAGTCGGTCAATGACGACGTGGTCGTCGATGCCGTCAACGACATCGAAAGCCTTGGCTCCAACCTGTCGCGAAAGATCTGGCAGAAGATCATGATGATCGAGGATACGGCCCGGACAAAAGCCGGCTAATCAACCGGCTTTCAGCGCCTCAATCAGCCCTGCGAGCTCTCCAAGATGCTCCAGTCGCCGGAACCGTGGCGCATCGGTCGGCTCGTCGACATGTTCCAGCACCCAGGTCAGGTCGTGCGGGACATAAACACCCCAGCTTCCAGCCTCGATCGCCGGAACGACATCGGATTTGAGCGAATTGCCGATCATCATCGCACGGTCCGGTCCGTCGCCATGGCGGGTAAAGATGCGCTCGTAAGTCGAGGCGGTCTTGTCGCTGACGATCTCGACGGCGTCGAACAGTTCGCCCAGACCCGACTGCGCCAGCTTGCGTTCCTGATCGAACAGATCGCCCTTGGTGATCAGCACCAGGCGGTAGGCTCCCGCCAGTTCCTCCAGCGTCTCGCGCACATTGGGCAAGGTCTCGACCGGATGGCTCAGCATATCCCGGCCGGCGGCCAGGATCTCGCGGATGACGCTGGCCGGTACGCGGCCCTCGCTGATCTCCACGGCCGTTTCGATCATCGACAGCGTAAAACCCTTGATGCCGAAACCGTAGAGGACGAGGTTGCGCTTCTCCGCCTCGAGCAGCCTTGCGTGGATGTCGTGACCCTCGGCATGCTCGGCCAGAAGGGAAGCAAAATGCTGCTCGGTCGTGCGGAAGAACTGTTCGTTCTGCCACAGCGTGTCGTCGGCATCAAAACCGATTGTGGTCAGCGGTTGTTTCGAGGGCAGAATCGTCATCGGCGCAACATATGTTTGCCGTCGCCCTGGCGCCAGTGGCAGTCGCCGTGCAACGGCCCTGCGGCCGGCGTGAAGGCGCAAAGCGCTAGCCGCCGGAAATGGCCTCCGGCGACAGCCCCGGCGGGCCGGCCTTTTTCGCTTCGGCGTCGTGGATCAGGGCGGCAACCCGCGCATTGACCGGCGCAGGCGTTCCGGTGTTGCGCGCCAGCGCCAGCACCTTGCCCTGCAGGTACTCGATCTCGGTCGGCCGTCCTCGCGCCAGATCCTCCCACATGGAAGAGCGCGCGGAGGGGTCCACTGCCAGCATTCGCCGCGCTAGCCGCAGAAACAGCCAGTTGGGCAGCCGCAACAGCGTGGGTATCAGCGCAGGCGGCGGTCCCGTGACCCTCCCCGGCTTGATGCCGGCAGCCCGCATCGTCGCAAGGCCCTCGGCCATCTGCGCCGCCAGCAACCGGCGCCAGCGCCGGTCGGACAGCATGGTCGCAAGCGGCAGGTCCGAGAGGGCGACGAGCGCGTTGCCGAGGTTGAACAGCAGCTTGCCCCATTGCACGGCTTTGATGTCACCATGCTCGGCGATGGCAAAGCCTTCGACATTCAGCAGTTCGGCGAGACCCTCGATCAGCACCGTTCCGCTGGTGGCGCGGTGGACGCGCAGGGGACGCTCGCTCTCACCGGACTGGATCACGTTGAACGGCACCATGCCCGCCAGAACATTGCGCCCGCCAAGCGCTAAGCGCAGCCTGTCGACATTGTCGACGCCATTCTGCAGGCTGACAATCACGGCCTGCTCGGGCGCATGAGTCGCGATCAGCCCGGCCATTTCCTCCGTCGCCCCGCTCTTGACCGTCACCAGAATGACATCGGCACCGGCAAGCGCCGCCTTCGGATCGTCTGTGACGGTTAAACTGCCGGCCGGCAGAAGCCGGTCCAATCCGTCGAGATCGGAGACTTGCAATCCGCCGTCCTCGATCGCCGAGACGACCCGCGGCCGCGCCAGCAGCGTGACCTTGCGCCCGGCCAGCGCCAGGCAGGCGCCGGCATAGCAGCCAATGCTGCCGGCACCGGCAATGACGATCGAAGCGCTGTTTGAGACCATCGGAAAATCCTGCTGCGCCGAAGACTATAGGGCGCAAGGACTTTTAAACACCATCCCAGACGCAACGCGAGGTCTGAGCGGCTTCCCGGAGCAAAGTCGTCAGGGGATCAGAACAACCTTGCCGGTCGTGCGCCGTTCCTCGATTGCCTTGTGTGCCTCAGCCGCCTGGTCAAGCGGATAGCTTACGCCTTGCAGAACTTTGAGCCTGCCGCTCGCGGCCTCCTCGAAGAGTTCCGCGAGATCGGATTTAAGGTTGGCTGGCGTCAGCAGAGGAAGCAGGGCGAAGCCGCGCAGAGACTGGTTCTTGTTGAACATTCCCTCCAGATCGGCGGCATCGAGATCGAACCTGCCCAGCGCCCCGAAGACAATTTCGCCGCACGGCGCCAGAGCCTCAAGAGAAGCCCTGGTGAGCGCCCCGCCGACAAATTCGTAGACGATATCGGCACCGATGCCGCCGGTCGCATCGCGGACACGGCCGGCCCAATCGGATGCGGTGTAATCGATCGGGATATCCGCGCCCAGCGAGCGCGCCAGATCGCGTTTCTCCTGCGTGCTCGCCGCAGCGATGACGCATTTCGCGCCGGCGCGTGTTGCCAGTTGCACGAGCAGCGAACCGACGCCGCCGGCTGCGGCATTCACCAGCACCGTCTTGTCCTTCGGCGGGCTCTGCCGGATGAGATGCAGTGCCGTCAGCCCCTGGATCATCAGGGCAGCCGCGTCTTCGAAGGACAGGTTGTCGGGCAGTCTCACCACGGAAGCGGCGTCGACGGCGACATATTCCGCATATCCGCCGGAGCCTCTGCCGATGGCGAACATCGGGACCGCGACGCGCGCGCCGATCTCGACGGAACCGACATCTGCCCCGAGCGCCTCGACGACACCGGCAACCTCGGCGCCGAAGATCATCGGCAGGTCCGGCGTCACGGCGTAACGATCCCGGCGCATCAGCACTTCGAAGAAGTTCACGCCGGAGGCGCGCACCCGGACCAGCACCTCGCCGGGAGCAGGAACCGGTGCTGGGACTTCAATGATTTCAAGGACATCCGGGCCACCGAAGCGGCTTAGCTGAACAGCTTTCATGGCAAATCGACCTCACGATATTGGCTTGGTGTTTGCCCTTACCTATGTGTACAGGCGTAGCCGGTTCTACACACCCTTTCGTTCCATACAGACCAGAAGGTAACCATGGCCGAGATCATCAAAAGGCTGCCGGCGCTTCCGGCAGAGCGAGCATTGAGGGTGATTTCCGGGCGTTGGAAGCCGGTGATCCTCTATCATCTGTTCGAAACGCCCAAACGGCTGTCGGAGCTCAAGCGGCTGATCCCGGATATCAGCCAGAAGGTCCTGATCCAGCAGCTTCGCGAAATGGAAGAGCACGGTCTCGTCCATCGCGAGATCTTCCGCCAGGTTCCGCCTCGCGTCGATTATTCCGCGACGGCCCTTGGACTTAGTCTGCAGCCCGTGCTGCTCGCGCTCTGCGAGTGGGGCCAGCGACATGCCGCCGAACTGAATGAACTGGACCGAATCGCCGAATGCGTGATCAAGCCGGTGCGCGCCGCCAGCGATCACTTTGACGGCCGAAATCGCCGCGAACCCCACACTTCGTTAACCTGACCCCGTGACAAGCCCCTGATGGACCAATGCCGGCGCCTCATCGTCCGTGACAGAACGCGCGCTTTGCATTATCTGCCTTGTTCATGAGCATGCCCAAAGATCCCGCCGAAAACCTCGCCGCCCTTATCCGCTGCCCGTCGGTGACGCCCGCCGAGGGCGGCGCGCTGAGCGCGCTCGAAACCTTGCTGAAGCCGCTCGGCTTCACGGTCGAGCGTCCGACATTTTCCGAGGACGGCACGCCTGACATCGAAAATCTCTACGCCCGGCTTTCCGGCAACGGCCCGCATCTGATGTTTGCCGGCCATACCGACGTGGTGCCGGTCGGCGACGAGGCCGCCTGGACGCACCCGCCCTTTTCGGCCGACATCCACAATGGCGAGATGTATGGGCGCGGCGCGGTCGACATGAAGGGCGGCATCGCCTGCTTCGTCGCCGCCCTTGCCCGCCATGTCGAGAAGCACGGCAATCCG
Protein-coding regions in this window:
- a CDS encoding zinc-binding dehydrogenase; protein product: MKAVQLSRFGGPDVLEIIEVPAPVPAPGEVLVRVRASGVNFFEVLMRRDRYAVTPDLPMIFGAEVAGVVEALGADVGSVEIGARVAVPMFAIGRGSGGYAEYVAVDAASVVRLPDNLSFEDAAALMIQGLTALHLIRQSPPKDKTVLVNAAAGGVGSLLVQLATRAGAKCVIAAASTQEKRDLARSLGADIPIDYTASDWAGRVRDATGGIGADIVYEFVGGALTRASLEALAPCGEIVFGALGRFDLDAADLEGMFNKNQSLRGFALLPLLTPANLKSDLAELFEEAASGRLKVLQGVSYPLDQAAEAHKAIEERRTTGKVVLIP
- a CDS encoding HAD family hydrolase — translated: MTILPSKQPLTTIGFDADDTLWQNEQFFRTTEQHFASLLAEHAEGHDIHARLLEAEKRNLVLYGFGIKGFTLSMIETAVEISEGRVPASVIREILAAGRDMLSHPVETLPNVRETLEELAGAYRLVLITKGDLFDQERKLAQSGLGELFDAVEIVSDKTASTYERIFTRHGDGPDRAMMIGNSLKSDVVPAIEAGSWGVYVPHDLTWVLEHVDEPTDAPRFRRLEHLGELAGLIEALKAG
- a CDS encoding LOG family protein, with product MNPMEKAGWTPLPHSDEDLERSKAVPDTPQTRAATYRLAWNDEEFMTRRELRAVRLQLELLKPEMILAERGIRSTVILFGGARIPEPGGEAWAAKDETQKKNLEKNSKYYDEARKFAQICSRHSEASHYREYVVVTGGGPGVMEAGNRGAADVGAPSIGLNIVLPHEQAPNIYVTPELCFNFHYFAIRKMHFVMRAKAVAVFPGGFGTMDEFFETLTLIQTGRMERVPVILFGKEFWKRAIDLDYLAEQGTISPGDQDIIDFVDTADEAWEIIAEFYKL
- the dapD gene encoding 2,3,4,5-tetrahydropyridine-2,6-dicarboxylate N-succinyltransferase; the protein is MSKTDLASLEATIEKAFEEREAITTATRGEAREAIESALDLLDRGAARVAERQDDGAWKVNQWLKKAVLLSFRLNPMEIVKGGPADSVWWDKVPSKFSGWGAIDFEKAGFRAVPNCVVRRSAYIAPNAILMPSFVNLGAYVDSGTMVDTWASVGSCAQIGKNVHLSGGVGIGGVLEPMQAGPTIIEDNCFIGARSEVVEGCIVREGSVLGMGVFIGKSTKIVDRATGEITYGEVPANSVVVAGSLPGKPFPNGEPGPGLYCAVIVKRVDAQTRSKTSINELLRD
- a CDS encoding 2-dehydropantoate 2-reductase, whose product is MVSNSASIVIAGAGSIGCYAGACLALAGRKVTLLARPRVVSAIEDGGLQVSDLDGLDRLLPAGSLTVTDDPKAALAGADVILVTVKSGATEEMAGLIATHAPEQAVIVSLQNGVDNVDRLRLALGGRNVLAGMVPFNVIQSGESERPLRVHRATSGTVLIEGLAELLNVEGFAIAEHGDIKAVQWGKLLFNLGNALVALSDLPLATMLSDRRWRRLLAAQMAEGLATMRAAGIKPGRVTGPPPALIPTLLRLPNWLFLRLARRMLAVDPSARSSMWEDLARGRPTEIEYLQGKVLALARNTGTPAPVNARVAALIHDAEAKKAGPPGLSPEAISGG
- a CDS encoding DUF805 domain-containing protein; amino-acid sequence: MNRQQILWVFFGFSGRISRQAFALAGLLLYVIRLYPVYRMIAAEGDETVINHWASVFIAMFAVLIVSHIALAVKRLHDFDRSGWWSLLFPIGDIIAFILLCFPPGTAGANRYGQRTDSAS
- a CDS encoding DUF1775 domain-containing protein, with the protein product MRRLILPFAAACALTAASIITAHAHASLEKSEATPGSYKAVLKIPHGCDGQATTTVRIDIPEGFIDAKPMPKANWTLATEKGDFAKTYKLHGQEVKSGVKSVTWSGGFLPDEYYDEFVVSGTLAGVEEGQTLFFKAKQICDKGQVTWDQEPAEGQDPHSLEHPAPSVTILAAQSGHGGHAGHDMAAPVKAGDLEIDGAWARAMLPGQPTGGAYLTVVNKGAAADRLIGASSPAAGKVEVHTMSMKDNVMVMRPVEGGLEIPAGTTVELKQGGEHLMFMAVKEPFKQGASVPVTLEFEKAGKVEVTLPVKAASGGDDHSEH
- a CDS encoding helix-turn-helix domain-containing protein — translated: MAEIIKRLPALPAERALRVISGRWKPVILYHLFETPKRLSELKRLIPDISQKVLIQQLREMEEHGLVHREIFRQVPPRVDYSATALGLSLQPVLLALCEWGQRHAAELNELDRIAECVIKPVRAASDHFDGRNRREPHTSLT